In Columba livia isolate bColLiv1 breed racing homer chromosome 20, bColLiv1.pat.W.v2, whole genome shotgun sequence, a genomic segment contains:
- the SPATA22 gene encoding spermatogenesis-associated protein 22 isoform X3 has product MKRSLADTSTRSTAGCLPVPLFNQKKRTRQPLTSNPIKNEPGTSSGTHAYDFSPTSFELGWGTANPEVAGPQEGANSGRTEHQMALSLMKPPNASKANLANAGKNFYACRAEEKTPSMKVWNRNEYTPLSNTTDSRSDSGFIRKFENLSNSLKTVQQQKTPDNHNSSQYIKPETNQTYKSKGQWPVKPNTVSKSPAYKFSHNIQQNKMNEKMYFPEDRSQEVSSQLKIKEKKNSLRIISAVIESMRHWSQYTYKTALLFEVLGTLDSAVTPGAYGAKNFLLRDGKETLPCVFYEIALST; this is encoded by the exons ATGAAAAGGAGTTTGGCTGACACTTCAACTCGCAGCACAGCAG GTTGTCTGCCTGTGCCTCTGttcaatcagaaaaaaagaactagaCAGCCCCTCACTTCAAATCCAATTAAAAATGAGCCAGGTACCAGTTCTGGGACTCATGCTTACGACTTTTCTCCCACATCATTTG AATTAGGCTGGGGAACTGCAAACCCAGAAGTGGCTGGACCACAGGAAGGAGCAAACAGTGG CCGAACAGAACATCAGATGGCTCTTTCCCTTATGAAACCACCAAATGCATCAAAGGCTAATTTAGCAAATGCTGGAAAAAACTTCTATGCTTGCAG GGCAGAAGAGAAGACTCCCAGTATGAAAGTTTGGAACAGAAATGAGTATACTCCTTTAAGTAACACAACAGATTCAAGATCTGATAGTGGATTTATTCGAAAGTTTGAGAACCTTTCAAATAGTCTGAAAACCGTACAGCAGCAAAAAACCCCCGATAACCATAATTCATCTCAGTATAtcaaaccagaaacaaaccaaacatatAAATCTAAAGGACAATGGCCAGTGAAACCTAACACTGTTTCAAAAAGTCCAGCATACAAGTTTAGCCACAatattcagcaaaataaaatgaatgaaaaaatgtattttccagaaGACAGAAGTCAG GAAGTTTCATctcaattaaaaattaaagaaaaaaagaattctttGCGAATCATATCTGCAGTCATTGAAAGCATGAGGCACTGGAGTCAATACACTTATAAAACTGCACTATTATTTGAAGTTTTAG GCACCCTTGATTCTGCAGTCACACCTGGAGCATATGGGGCAAAGAATTTTCTTCTGAGAGATGGAAAGGAGACTCTGCCTTGTGTATTTTATGAAATT gCCCTCAGCACCTGA
- the SPATA22 gene encoding spermatogenesis-associated protein 22 isoform X1, giving the protein MKRSLADTSTRSTAGCLPVPLFNQKKRTRQPLTSNPIKNEPGTSSGTHAYDFSPTSFELGWGTANPEVAGPQEGANSGRTEHQMALSLMKPPNASKANLANAGKNFYACRAEEKTPSMKVWNRNEYTPLSNTTDSRSDSGFIRKFENLSNSLKTVQQQKTPDNHNSSQYIKPETNQTYKSKGQWPVKPNTVSKSPAYKFSHNIQQNKMNEKMYFPEDRSQEVSSQLKIKEKKNSLRIISAVIESMRHWSQYTYKTALLFEVLGTLDSAVTPGAYGAKNFLLRDGKETLPCVFYEIDRELPRLIRGRVHRCMGNCDAKKNIFKCVSVRPATIQEQNTFQEFVRIADIEMTAFVKTVNEI; this is encoded by the exons ATGAAAAGGAGTTTGGCTGACACTTCAACTCGCAGCACAGCAG GTTGTCTGCCTGTGCCTCTGttcaatcagaaaaaaagaactagaCAGCCCCTCACTTCAAATCCAATTAAAAATGAGCCAGGTACCAGTTCTGGGACTCATGCTTACGACTTTTCTCCCACATCATTTG AATTAGGCTGGGGAACTGCAAACCCAGAAGTGGCTGGACCACAGGAAGGAGCAAACAGTGG CCGAACAGAACATCAGATGGCTCTTTCCCTTATGAAACCACCAAATGCATCAAAGGCTAATTTAGCAAATGCTGGAAAAAACTTCTATGCTTGCAG GGCAGAAGAGAAGACTCCCAGTATGAAAGTTTGGAACAGAAATGAGTATACTCCTTTAAGTAACACAACAGATTCAAGATCTGATAGTGGATTTATTCGAAAGTTTGAGAACCTTTCAAATAGTCTGAAAACCGTACAGCAGCAAAAAACCCCCGATAACCATAATTCATCTCAGTATAtcaaaccagaaacaaaccaaacatatAAATCTAAAGGACAATGGCCAGTGAAACCTAACACTGTTTCAAAAAGTCCAGCATACAAGTTTAGCCACAatattcagcaaaataaaatgaatgaaaaaatgtattttccagaaGACAGAAGTCAG GAAGTTTCATctcaattaaaaattaaagaaaaaaagaattctttGCGAATCATATCTGCAGTCATTGAAAGCATGAGGCACTGGAGTCAATACACTTATAAAACTGCACTATTATTTGAAGTTTTAG GCACCCTTGATTCTGCAGTCACACCTGGAGCATATGGGGCAAAGAATTTTCTTCTGAGAGATGGAAAGGAGACTCTGCCTTGTGTATTTTATGAAATT GATCGGGAGCTTCCAAGACTAATTAGAGGCCGAGTGCACAGGTGCATGGGAAACTGTGATgcaaaaaagaatattttcaagTGTGTCTCTGTAAGACCAGCAACTATTCAAGAACAAAACACTTTCCAAGAATTTGTTAGAATCGCAGATATTGAGATGACAGCATTTGTAAAAACAGTGAATGAAATTTAA
- the SPATA22 gene encoding spermatogenesis-associated protein 22 isoform X2, with amino-acid sequence MKRSLADTSTRSTAGCLPVPLFNQKKRTRQPLTSNPIKNEPGTSSGTHAYDFSPTSFGWGTANPEVAGPQEGANSGRTEHQMALSLMKPPNASKANLANAGKNFYACRAEEKTPSMKVWNRNEYTPLSNTTDSRSDSGFIRKFENLSNSLKTVQQQKTPDNHNSSQYIKPETNQTYKSKGQWPVKPNTVSKSPAYKFSHNIQQNKMNEKMYFPEDRSQEVSSQLKIKEKKNSLRIISAVIESMRHWSQYTYKTALLFEVLGTLDSAVTPGAYGAKNFLLRDGKETLPCVFYEIDRELPRLIRGRVHRCMGNCDAKKNIFKCVSVRPATIQEQNTFQEFVRIADIEMTAFVKTVNEI; translated from the exons ATGAAAAGGAGTTTGGCTGACACTTCAACTCGCAGCACAGCAG GTTGTCTGCCTGTGCCTCTGttcaatcagaaaaaaagaactagaCAGCCCCTCACTTCAAATCCAATTAAAAATGAGCCAGGTACCAGTTCTGGGACTCATGCTTACGACTTTTCTCCCACATCATTTG GCTGGGGAACTGCAAACCCAGAAGTGGCTGGACCACAGGAAGGAGCAAACAGTGG CCGAACAGAACATCAGATGGCTCTTTCCCTTATGAAACCACCAAATGCATCAAAGGCTAATTTAGCAAATGCTGGAAAAAACTTCTATGCTTGCAG GGCAGAAGAGAAGACTCCCAGTATGAAAGTTTGGAACAGAAATGAGTATACTCCTTTAAGTAACACAACAGATTCAAGATCTGATAGTGGATTTATTCGAAAGTTTGAGAACCTTTCAAATAGTCTGAAAACCGTACAGCAGCAAAAAACCCCCGATAACCATAATTCATCTCAGTATAtcaaaccagaaacaaaccaaacatatAAATCTAAAGGACAATGGCCAGTGAAACCTAACACTGTTTCAAAAAGTCCAGCATACAAGTTTAGCCACAatattcagcaaaataaaatgaatgaaaaaatgtattttccagaaGACAGAAGTCAG GAAGTTTCATctcaattaaaaattaaagaaaaaaagaattctttGCGAATCATATCTGCAGTCATTGAAAGCATGAGGCACTGGAGTCAATACACTTATAAAACTGCACTATTATTTGAAGTTTTAG GCACCCTTGATTCTGCAGTCACACCTGGAGCATATGGGGCAAAGAATTTTCTTCTGAGAGATGGAAAGGAGACTCTGCCTTGTGTATTTTATGAAATT GATCGGGAGCTTCCAAGACTAATTAGAGGCCGAGTGCACAGGTGCATGGGAAACTGTGATgcaaaaaagaatattttcaagTGTGTCTCTGTAAGACCAGCAACTATTCAAGAACAAAACACTTTCCAAGAATTTGTTAGAATCGCAGATATTGAGATGACAGCATTTGTAAAAACAGTGAATGAAATTTAA
- the ASPA gene encoding aspartoacylase isoform X2, whose product MLNERLQKSEGSALTVVPVCSRSVSADPEAELEPGTLQLLQSMTSSSGADNPPVRRVAIFGGTHGNELSGVFLVKHWQENGAEIQRTGMEVKPFLANPRAVKKCTRYIDCDLNRVFDPDNLGRTVVEDIPYEVRRAQEINQIFGPKGSDDAYDLIFDLHNTTSNMGGTLILESSRDDFTIQMFHYIKNALAPERCPVLLIEHPSLKYATTRSVAKHPVGVEVGPQPQSVVRADTLDKMRRIVKHGLDFVQLFNEGKDFPPCTIEVFKIMEKVDYPRNKNDEIIAIIHPKLQDQDWQPLNNGDPLFLTLDGEVIAYKGDCTVYPTFINEAAYYEKKQAFVKTVKVKLTANHIRSSARNQNTP is encoded by the exons ATGTTAAATGAG AGATTGCAGAAGTCAGAAGGGTCGGCACTGACAGTTGTTCCAGTGTGTTCAAGGTCTGTGTCAGCAGATCCCGAGGCAGAACTAGAGCCAGGAACGCTGC AGCTGCTGCAAAGCATGACTTCCTCCTCCGGTGCTGATAACCCTCCGGTCCGACGGGTTGCGATCTTCGGGGGAACTCATGGCAATGAGTTGTCGGGGGTATTTTTGGTCAAGCACTGGCAAGAGAATGGAGCTGAGATTCAAAGAACGGGAATGGAGGTGAAACCCTTTCTCGCCAACCCAAGAGCTGTGAAGAAGTGTACTAGATATATTGATTGTGATCTGAACCGTGTTTTTGACCCTGATAATCTTGG CAGGACAGTGGTGGAAGATATTCCATATGAAGTGAGAAGGGCTCAGGAAATCAATCAGATATTTGGTCCCAAAGGTAGTGATGATGCGTATGACCTTATTTTTGACCTTCACAACACCACTTCTAACATGGGTGGTACCCTTATTCTTGAAAGCTCCAGGGATGACTTTACAATTCAAATGTTTCATTATATCAAG AACGCTCTGGCTCCAGAACGCTGTCCTGTTCTGCTGATTGAACATCCTAGCTTGAAATATGCAACAACTCGATCTGTAGCAAAACATCCTGTTg GTGTGGAGGTGGGTCCCCAGCCACAAAGCGTTGTTAGAGCCGATACTTTGGACAAAATGAGGAGGATTGTCAAACACGGCCTGGATTTTGTGCAACTTTTTAATGAAG GAAAGGACTTTCCACCATGTACGAttgaggtttttaaaataatggagAAAGTAGATTATCCCAGGAATAAGAACGATgaaattattgctattattCACCCTAAACTGCAG gATCAAGACTGGCAGCCACTGAACAATGGTGACCCTCTATTTTTGACTCTTGATGGAGAAGTAATTGCATATAAAGGGGATTGTACAGTCTATCCAACATTTATTAATGAAGCTGCATattatgaaaagaaacaagcttTTGTAAAAACAGTAAAAGTGAAACTCACTGCAAACCACATCAGATCCTCAGCCCGAAACCAGAACACTCCTTAA
- the ASPA gene encoding aspartoacylase isoform X3: protein MTSSSGADNPPVRRVAIFGGTHGNELSGVFLVKHWQENGAEIQRTGMEVKPFLANPRAVKKCTRYIDCDLNRVFDPDNLGRTVVEDIPYEVRRAQEINQIFGPKGSDDAYDLIFDLHNTTSNMGGTLILESSRDDFTIQMFHYIKNALAPERCPVLLIEHPSLKYATTRSVAKHPVGVEVGPQPQSVVRADTLDKMRRIVKHGLDFVQLFNEGKDFPPCTIEVFKIMEKVDYPRNKNDEIIAIIHPKLQDQDWQPLNNGDPLFLTLDGEVIAYKGDCTVYPTFINEAAYYEKKQAFVKTVKVKLTANHIRSSARNQNTP from the exons ATGACTTCCTCCTCCGGTGCTGATAACCCTCCGGTCCGACGGGTTGCGATCTTCGGGGGAACTCATGGCAATGAGTTGTCGGGGGTATTTTTGGTCAAGCACTGGCAAGAGAATGGAGCTGAGATTCAAAGAACGGGAATGGAGGTGAAACCCTTTCTCGCCAACCCAAGAGCTGTGAAGAAGTGTACTAGATATATTGATTGTGATCTGAACCGTGTTTTTGACCCTGATAATCTTGG CAGGACAGTGGTGGAAGATATTCCATATGAAGTGAGAAGGGCTCAGGAAATCAATCAGATATTTGGTCCCAAAGGTAGTGATGATGCGTATGACCTTATTTTTGACCTTCACAACACCACTTCTAACATGGGTGGTACCCTTATTCTTGAAAGCTCCAGGGATGACTTTACAATTCAAATGTTTCATTATATCAAG AACGCTCTGGCTCCAGAACGCTGTCCTGTTCTGCTGATTGAACATCCTAGCTTGAAATATGCAACAACTCGATCTGTAGCAAAACATCCTGTTg GTGTGGAGGTGGGTCCCCAGCCACAAAGCGTTGTTAGAGCCGATACTTTGGACAAAATGAGGAGGATTGTCAAACACGGCCTGGATTTTGTGCAACTTTTTAATGAAG GAAAGGACTTTCCACCATGTACGAttgaggtttttaaaataatggagAAAGTAGATTATCCCAGGAATAAGAACGATgaaattattgctattattCACCCTAAACTGCAG gATCAAGACTGGCAGCCACTGAACAATGGTGACCCTCTATTTTTGACTCTTGATGGAGAAGTAATTGCATATAAAGGGGATTGTACAGTCTATCCAACATTTATTAATGAAGCTGCATattatgaaaagaaacaagcttTTGTAAAAACAGTAAAAGTGAAACTCACTGCAAACCACATCAGATCCTCAGCCCGAAACCAGAACACTCCTTAA